One Micropterus dolomieu isolate WLL.071019.BEF.003 ecotype Adirondacks linkage group LG23, ASM2129224v1, whole genome shotgun sequence DNA window includes the following coding sequences:
- the zfpl1 gene encoding zinc finger protein-like 1, with product MGLCKCPKRKVTNLFCFEHRVNVCEHCLVSNHNKCIVQSYLQWLQDSDYNPNCTLCNNILTAQDTVRLVCYDVFHWSCLNNLASRLPLHTAPAGYQCPTCQGPVFPPSNLASPIADVLKEQLSSVNWARAGLGLPLIEEPSEVLEETTANDVTDYTDWSTFDVQEQKNIYPNHSYNSPLPNPVSHPAQEDLGGPRKNGDPNTQEHAVINLTTATTHDTITLHTASSPRKIYDTRDIGHSSVTQIDFDDDKYRRRPALSWFAQILKNRTGGKRTSLSWKQRVFMLLLVGVLGFFTLIIIMAKVGRASAGSDPNLDPLLNPNIRVGKN from the exons ATGGGTCTCTGCAAGTGTCCGAAGAGAAAAGTGACCAATTTATTCTGCTTTGAGCATCGGGTAAATGTGTGCGAGCATTGCCTTGTCTCCAACCACAACAAG TGTATCGTGCAGTCATATTTGCAATGGCTCCAGGACAGTGATTACAACCCCAACTGTACTCTGTGTAATAATATACTGACTGCTCAAGACACTGTCCGACTGGTCTGCTATG ACGTATTTCATTGGTCCTGTCTTAATAACTTGGCATCTCGGCTGCCCCTCCATACGGCTCCAGCGGGATACCAGTGTCCCACCTGTCAGGGTCCAGTGTTTCCCCCTTCCAACCTTGCCAGCCCAATTGCTGATGTGCTGAAAGAACAGCTGTCATCTGTTAACTGGGCTAGAGCTGGTTTAGGGCTGCCGCTG ATTGAAGAGCCCAGTGAGGTCCTTGAGGAGACCACAGCTAATGATGTCACTGATTATACTGACTGGTCAACATTTGACG tacaagaacaaaaaaacatttacccCAACCACTCCTACAACAGCCCACTACCAAATCCTGTCTCACATCCAGCACAGGAAGACCTTGGAGGTCCCCGTAAAAATGGAGATCCAAATACGCAGGAGCACGCTGTGATAAACTTAACTACTGCCACTACACATGATACAATTACATTACACACAG CATCGTCACCAAGAAAGATCTACGACACACGAGACATTGGTCACAGCTCTGTCACACAGATTGACTTTGACGATGACAAGTACCGGCGACGACCAGCGTTAAGTTGGTTTGCTCAAATTCTCAA aaaTCGCACAGGTGGAAAGCGGACATCTCTGTCCTGGAAACAGCGTGTCTTCATGCTGCTTCTGGTCGGAGTTCTGGGATTCTTTACATTGATAATCATCATGGCTAAAGTTGGACGTGCCTCTGCTGGCTCAGACCCCAATTTAGATCCTCTTCTTAATCCCAACATCCGCGTGGGGAAAAACTGA